The DNA sequence CAGCATCCGCTCATGGACGGGGACCGCGTTGGATTCGGCTCGTCCCAGTGGGTCTTCAAGTGCGTGCTGTTCCAGGACAACTAGTTCGATGCATCCCAGGAGAACCGTGATGAAGAGAACGCGTTTTGTGTACGCCTTGATCCTGGGCCTGCTGGCTCTGGCGAGCGCGCTGCCCCGAGCAGTGGAGGCGCAGGATCGCGATGCCGACCAGCGGCAGCGGCTCTACTACGAGGTGAAGCCGGCGACGGTCCTGGTGTGGCTGTCGGCGCAGGCCGACATCGTGGTGCAGAACCAGGACGGCCAGGCAGTTCAGCTCAACTCCCAGATCAGTAGCATGGGATCGGGTTGGCTGGTCTCTCCGGACGGCTTCGTGGTGACCAACGGTCACGTGGTGGAGCTGTACGAGGAGGCGAACGAGGAACAGCTCAGGGGCCAGCTTCTCTACAACGCGCTCGAGAGCGGCGGCGTGTTCGACCGGATCGCGCAGGATCGAGGCTCGGCCCTGAGCGACCAGGACAAGATCCAGACCACCGTCGAGCTGCTGCAGCGTTCCCAGATCACGTTGCGCAAGAGTCTCGACGTCTATCTGCAGAACTGGCAGAAGATGACCGCTGAGGTGCGAGCCTACAGTCCGCCCATGAGCAACTTGCCAGGCAAGACCTCCTTCCCGTGGCAGGGCTCCAGGGAGTCCGGCAGCGACGTGGCCGTGCTCAAGGTCGCAGGCCGCGACCTGCCCACCCTTCGCATCGGCGATTCGGACCGGGTCCAGATCGGTGACGAGATCTTCGTGGCCGGGTACCCCGGTACGGTACTGATGCACCCCTACCTGAGCCCCGAGTCGCAGATGCAGGCCAGCTTCACGCGCGGGCAGGTGTCGGCGGTGAAGGTGGCGGTGGGCGGCAACAGCGTCATCCAGATGGATGCCGCCATCACCCACGGCAATAGCGGTGGCCCGGTCTTCAACGGGGACGGTGAGGTCATCGGCATGGCCACCTTCGGTAGCATCGAGGGCAATCAGATGGTACAGGGCTTCAACTTCGCCGTGCCGTCCAACGTCGCCCGCGGCTACCTGCCGGCCAACGCCACTCTCGAGCCCGGGATGTTCGACCGCACCTGGGACCGCGCGTTGGACAGCTACTATGCCCGTGACTACGCGGCGGCCATCAGCGGCTTCGATGAGGCGATCCGGATTCTGCCCAACCTGCCGG is a window from the Gemmatimonadota bacterium genome containing:
- a CDS encoding trypsin-like peptidase domain-containing protein; translation: MKRTRFVYALILGLLALASALPRAVEAQDRDADQRQRLYYEVKPATVLVWLSAQADIVVQNQDGQAVQLNSQISSMGSGWLVSPDGFVVTNGHVVELYEEANEEQLRGQLLYNALESGGVFDRIAQDRGSALSDQDKIQTTVELLQRSQITLRKSLDVYLQNWQKMTAEVRAYSPPMSNLPGKTSFPWQGSRESGSDVAVLKVAGRDLPTLRIGDSDRVQIGDEIFVAGYPGTVLMHPYLSPESQMQASFTRGQVSAVKVAVGGNSVIQMDAAITHGNSGGPVFNGDGEVIGMATFGSIEGNQMVQGFNFAVPSNVARGYLPANATLEPGMFDRTWDRALDSYYARDYAAAISGFDEAIRILPNLPDAATLRLNSMQARDRGEGTSGGGSSRIPTWMILAAVALGGLLVVSGLMSRRAAAPGGGTSPGRAGAGRAARSTPSANGGPAHLIAQAGSLAGNRFSITGAGVKIGRDPAVCQVVLSDSSVSREHALVVASDGGYVVKNLSGTNPTYVNDRPIQEATLKSGDRIKVGASIFSLEA